A single region of the Fusobacterium sp. FSA-380-WT-3A genome encodes:
- a CDS encoding MetQ/NlpA family ABC transporter substrate-binding protein → MKKNFRLLALTGLLSLALGATSFGATLKVGATPVPHAEILEVVKPELAKEGIELKIVEFTDYVTPNLALNDGELDANFFQHYPYLEKFAEERKLDLANAGNVHVEPLGLFSKKYSSLDDIKKGATVAIPNDPSNGGRALILLHNNGIITLKDPTNLYSTEFDIAKNPKKLKFKPLEAAQLPRVLTDIDFAVINGNFAMEGGLNPTKDALVIEGKESPYANIIAVRTKDLDKPEIKSLVKALQSEKVADFIEEKYNGSVVKAF, encoded by the coding sequence ATGAAAAAAAACTTTAGACTACTTGCTTTAACTGGATTACTTTCATTAGCTCTTGGAGCTACTTCTTTTGGGGCTACTTTAAAAGTAGGAGCAACTCCTGTACCTCATGCTGAAATATTAGAAGTTGTTAAACCTGAACTAGCAAAAGAGGGAATCGAACTTAAAATAGTAGAGTTTACTGACTATGTAACTCCTAACCTAGCTTTAAATGATGGGGAGTTAGACGCTAACTTCTTCCAACATTATCCTTATTTAGAAAAATTTGCTGAAGAAAGAAAATTAGATTTAGCTAATGCTGGAAATGTCCATGTAGAACCATTAGGGCTATTCTCTAAAAAATACTCTTCACTTGATGATATTAAAAAAGGGGCAACTGTGGCTATACCTAATGACCCATCTAATGGTGGAAGAGCTTTAATACTTCTTCACAACAATGGAATTATAACTTTAAAAGACCCTACAAATCTTTATTCAACAGAGTTTGATATAGCTAAAAATCCTAAGAAATTAAAATTTAAACCTTTAGAAGCTGCTCAATTACCTCGTGTTTTAACTGATATAGATTTCGCTGTAATAAATGGAAACTTCGCTATGGAAGGTGGATTAAATCCTACTAAAGATGCTTTGGTAATAGAAGGTAAAGAGTCTCCATATGCTAATATTATAGCTGTAAGAACAAAAGATTTAGATAAACCTGAAATAAAATCTCTTGTAAAAGCTCTACAATCAGAAAAAGTAGCTGATTTTATAGAGGAAAAATATAATGGTTCAGTTGTTAAAGCTTTCTAG
- a CDS encoding methionine ABC transporter ATP-binding protein, protein MIYIKNANKIYPNGLHAVKNVNLHISKGDIFGIIGLSGAGKSSLIRLLNRLEEPTSGEIIIDGVNIVSLGKQELLEKRKKIGMIFQHFNLLSSRTVGENIAFALEIANWNKKDIDKRVDELLELVELSEKKNSYPSQLSGGQKQRVAIARALANNPEILLSDEATSALDPKTTKSILELIKNIQKKLGLTVVMITHQMEVIRDICNKVAVMANGEIVETGGVHHIFSAPQADITKELISNLPNDNQTTVELVKREGKSIIKLKFLGSIAEEPILSKAIKKFDIDFSIIGGSIENLSTMQVGHLFIELSGHLDEQKDAINWFKEEGVFVEVIYDGI, encoded by the coding sequence ATGATTTATATTAAGAATGCTAACAAAATATATCCTAATGGTCTTCATGCTGTAAAAAATGTCAATTTACATATTAGTAAAGGAGATATTTTCGGAATAATTGGACTTAGTGGAGCTGGAAAATCATCTCTTATTAGGCTCTTAAACAGACTTGAAGAGCCTACTAGTGGAGAGATAATAATAGATGGAGTGAATATAGTTTCTCTTGGAAAACAAGAATTACTTGAAAAAAGAAAGAAAATTGGAATGATATTCCAACATTTCAACCTTTTATCTTCAAGAACAGTAGGAGAAAATATAGCTTTTGCTCTTGAAATAGCTAATTGGAATAAAAAAGATATAGATAAAAGAGTAGATGAACTTTTAGAGCTTGTAGAACTTTCTGAAAAGAAAAATTCTTATCCTAGCCAATTAAGTGGGGGACAAAAACAAAGGGTAGCCATAGCTAGAGCCTTGGCAAACAACCCTGAAATATTACTTTCAGATGAGGCAACTTCAGCCTTAGACCCTAAAACTACAAAATCTATTCTTGAACTTATAAAAAATATTCAAAAGAAACTTGGACTTACTGTAGTTATGATAACTCACCAAATGGAAGTTATAAGAGATATTTGTAATAAAGTCGCTGTTATGGCCAATGGAGAAATTGTGGAAACTGGTGGAGTACACCATATTTTCTCTGCTCCTCAAGCTGATATAACAAAAGAGTTAATTTCTAATCTTCCTAACGATAACCAAACTACTGTTGAATTGGTTAAGAGAGAGGGAAAAAGTATCATTAAACTTAAATTCCTTGGTTCTATAGCTGAAGAACCTATACTTTCAAAAGCTATTAAGAAATTTGATATAGACTTTAGTATAATTGGAGGTTCTATTGAAAATCTTTCTACTATGCAAGTAGGGCACTTATTTATAGAACTTTCTGGACATTTAGATGAACAAAAAGATGCTATAAATTGGTTCAAAGAAGAGGGAGTTTTTGTGGAGGTGATATACGATGGTATTTAA
- a CDS encoding TSUP family transporter has product MFEQFFTNIDLGTFLFLGVACFIAAFIDAVAGGGGLITVPAYLASGLPAHIALGTNKVSSSIGTVASSLKFATSGKVNKEMVKRMIPFSFVGALMGVRTVVLIDSKYLYPIAIVLLLLVLIYTLINKKMGEENNFTGLNKINIRNGKLMAFIMGFYDGFFGPGTGSFIIFALIKIFKLDFTNASGNAKILNLTSNLASMILFIYLGKVNFFYSIPIGIIMVFGATLGAKVAVSKGTSFIKPIFLVVTTIVLVKMILESMFGVDVVGFLKELILSIL; this is encoded by the coding sequence ATGTTTGAACAATTTTTTACTAATATTGATTTGGGAACTTTTCTATTTTTAGGAGTGGCTTGTTTTATCGCTGCTTTTATTGACGCCGTGGCTGGTGGTGGAGGATTAATAACTGTTCCAGCTTATTTAGCTTCTGGGTTACCAGCTCATATTGCTTTGGGAACTAATAAAGTTTCCTCTAGTATAGGTACTGTGGCTAGTAGTCTTAAATTTGCTACTTCTGGTAAAGTAAATAAAGAAATGGTTAAAAGAATGATTCCTTTTTCTTTTGTTGGAGCTCTTATGGGAGTTAGAACTGTTGTTTTAATAGATTCTAAATATCTATATCCAATAGCTATTGTGTTGTTACTATTAGTTCTTATCTACACTCTTATAAATAAAAAAATGGGAGAGGAAAATAATTTCACAGGGCTTAATAAAATAAATATTCGTAATGGAAAATTAATGGCTTTTATAATGGGATTCTATGATGGGTTTTTTGGGCCTGGTACAGGTTCATTTATAATTTTTGCACTAATAAAAATTTTCAAATTAGATTTTACTAATGCCAGTGGAAACGCCAAAATTTTAAATTTAACAAGTAATCTAGCCAGTATGATTTTATTTATCTATTTAGGAAAGGTAAATTTCTTTTATTCGATACCAATAGGAATAATTATGGTTTTTGGAGCCACTTTAGGAGCTAAGGTAGCTGTTAGTAAAGGAACTTCATTTATCAAACCAATATTCTTAGTTGTAACTACTATTGTTTTAGTAAAAAT
- a CDS encoding methionine ABC transporter permease, with amino-acid sequence MVFNMILTSTLETLYMVFFSTIFSMAIGFPIGILLVVTRQGSILEKPTLNRFLEICINTLRSFPFIILMICVFPLSRIIVGTTIGVTAAIVPLSISAAPFVARMVEGALSEIDKGLIEASSSMGASNFTIIFKVMIPETLPHLIHGLTVTVINLIGYSAMAGTIGAGGLGDLAIRFGYQRFKTDIMIYSVIVIIILVQLIQSFGNYLVYRIKKNR; translated from the coding sequence ATGGTATTTAATATGATTCTTACTTCAACTTTAGAGACTTTATACATGGTATTCTTCTCAACTATATTTTCAATGGCAATAGGATTTCCAATCGGTATTCTTTTAGTAGTAACTAGACAAGGAAGTATTTTAGAAAAACCAACTTTAAATAGATTTTTAGAAATTTGTATCAATACTTTAAGGTCTTTCCCATTTATTATTCTTATGATTTGTGTATTTCCACTTTCAAGAATAATAGTTGGTACAACTATAGGGGTAACAGCTGCTATAGTACCTCTTTCAATATCAGCAGCTCCTTTTGTGGCTAGAATGGTTGAGGGAGCTTTAAGTGAAATTGACAAAGGGCTTATTGAGGCAAGTTCTAGTATGGGAGCAAGTAACTTCACTATAATATTTAAAGTTATGATTCCTGAAACTTTACCTCATCTAATCCATGGTCTTACTGTTACAGTTATAAATCTTATTGGATATTCAGCTATGGCTGGTACAATAGGAGCTGGAGGACTTGGAGATTTAGCTATAAGATTTGGATACCAAAGATTTAAAACTGATATTATGATTTACTCTGTAATAGTTATTATAATTTTAGTTCAACTTATTCAATCTTTTGGAAACTATCTAGTATATAGAATTAAAAAAAATAGATAA